In Zingiber officinale cultivar Zhangliang chromosome 3A, Zo_v1.1, whole genome shotgun sequence, the DNA window ACCATGGACTTGGCCTTCTTTTCCCAAGGATTCCATACCACTGACAAGGAACAGATCTAATATTATCAAGACAAGCAGTAGATATCCGTTGGTACAACTGAAACCGTAGAATGACACTGAAACTTGCCTGCATCTGGAAGCCCATCTTTCCGTAGCACAAAAGTCCGTTTCTTTTCATGGTCCAGAATTGCAATCTTGGTTGGTGTACTCAGATATATCTTGTCAACCTGTTGGAGAGCCTTTTGGAATCAAAACATTTACAAATGAACCAAGCCATGCCCACTGTTTATGTTCTTACTTCTGATTCGAAAGTGATCGCGTCTCCTTGCTCGGTAAAACGCTCCTTCTCTTTTAAGTTGTCAAGATAGTCGAGGGTCTCCAGTCCTTCAACTCGTACTTCACTGGAACATAATTTGCAGTCGAGAAATTATATATACTCAATGAACAAGTATTGAAGTGACTTTTCCTTGTTTATGATTCCTTAGAAGGGAAGAAAGGGAAGatgaatgtttaaattttttttgaattaattgtttaaaaatatattttgaaaaaactCATTACCTTttacaattaaaaaaaatgaggATCTAGTTAAAATCATGGGTAGTATGGCCAGTGCCAGTGGAACAATTCCACAGCACATTCCTTCATCTTTGCCATTTTCGCCTGAGGAAATGTAGGCAAAAAAAGCCTATGAAGCCTTTCCCTAGTCACATTTCCTTGCACTGCTTCTGCAGTAGGAATAACAATTACTGATGTTTTCGCCTTGATCCATTATGAAGGACCAAGTGAGAAACTTAGAATGACTACTTCATTGATGACGCCTATAAGAAGCCAGTTAGTTCCCATTATGTTCCTTTCGTTTTGGCCATTTTCTGCCATGAAAACAACTAGGAACAACACAAATGGCAGTATTTCCCTAGTCACATTTCCTTAAACCCTGAAATACAGCCTAATAGTGTCAAAGAGTAATCCGAGTGAGCAACTTAGAATGTACTATCTTGTTATATCGGTACATAGTTAGGAAACTTGACCATGAACATTAAGCGAACTTTGTGTTTAGGAATGAGAATAGCATAGGATAACTCTCTTTGCTTATTTAGTTAGCAATCAGAGAAATAAATTCTAACAGAGCTAAGTGATTTCCAGAAGTGAATCACATACCTAATATCTGAAACAGAAAAATAGGTATGGTAGGCAAATGTAAACGAAAATGGTTTAGTGTCGGTATTTCGAATGCGTGATGTCAGCATAAGATCTCCGCCAGGACCAAGAGTAATCCTTAGACGAAATTCAAAGCTGCAACAGAAATATTGTAGCTCTGTAAATCAAGCTTACAACTTTAGAGTTATCCAAGAAAGAACATATATTCTTACAGCTCAAACCGATAAAAGATTGGCGTTTATTGACTGGTTACCTATGTGGCCAGATTTTTAGATCTTCTTCGCTTGGCTTAAGTATTAAATCAACAAAAGCTTTATTGGCACTCGCTGTAGGAAAGGGAGGAGGGTCAGTGTCGATACTCCAAACTCTATTCCTTGCAAACCCATGTTGGTCAAGATTTCCATGGCCTCCAAACTGCAATTTACTTGCATTAAGTGGTATATCAATTAAtcaatgagaaaaaaatgaacaACAAATTTGTCATACTTGTGGAAAGCAGATTGGGATACCCCCTCGTATAGGTTTTGGAGGCTTGAATATGGCCTGGGAAAAACAGAGAAATGTACATGacataatgaaaatgaaaactatGCTACATGCATGCATATATTAGATGACACTAGATTCTGATGTTCACCCAAAGGAAATTGACAAAGGCAATAGGACTAATGATGTACAACTGATTGTAGCATTAAAAAACCTAATAAAGGAGGCAATAACAGATGGACAAAGCAACCAAATACCTGCAATGGTATCTCAGTACGAAACATTGTTTGCAGCACTGTAgttaagcaaataaaaaccattCTTACATGTAGAAATGAAAATAGATCCTATTGTTTTCTTTAGTAAGTGATTACTATGATACTGTTAAAAAATAATTAGCAAAACTTATTCCTAGAGGTCAAGTAAATAGCAAGGGAGAGAAAAGGGTAAGGAAAAATTGAAAGGAAACAAAGATAGGGAAAGTTTTTCCTAGCTTGTAATTGATCGGAAGTAAAAAAGGGAGGGAAACTTTAAATTGTAAAATCAATAGTTTAAAACATATAAATGATTAATTAAgtgttctttttttaaaaaaaaagtgtaaTATTTTTATTgagatttccaatcaaattgtcTGCATGCTACTTTCGTATCCAAAGCAATTGTAGAAGCAGCTAGGGAAAATTTTCCCAATCTCTTCCTTCAACCCTCCATTTCCACCCATGGAAATGAAGGGAAATAGAGTTATGTGACTTGCATAATCATAGTTGATCTCGAGAGCAGGGCATGGGCAGCATGCCAGGAACGTCAAGGGGCATAGATAACTCGGAGCATATGATAAGTATCGGCCCAAAGGGATCTTAGCCCACTGGCCTCGAAAGGTCTCGTCTTGTGAGATTTCGAGAGTTCTTGACCCAAAGGTAGATGAGGGTCTGACCACCTTATGTAAAGGTTTTAGGGGATGACCACACCCCCTTCCAGAGTGTGTGAGGTCGTCCTGGAGGGGCTTCACCTTTTGCTGCTATTAGGGGATGACCTCCTATTAGATATCAGCTCACGTGGTTATCCCTACCTTTGAGAAGCTAATCCCGCTTTGAGCTAAGTAAGAATTTACCGTACCATATCGCCGAGAGAATGTCTCTGATACCAGGGGAATAGGGATAGCATATCCTCAAAGGATAGGATCATGTCGTGAACTAGGTGGGCATGCCCAAGAAAACTGAATCCTTCCGAGGATGGGATCGAGCGAATGTTCTAAATAGGGAGGAAGGGCATACAAGAAACAGGTCTCTCTCTCCTAGATTTGATATTTCCAAACCCCGCTCCCACGTGTTCCTTAAAGTTGAGGTTGCTCAATTTTTTGGCAACGTCAATTGATGTTGTCTATGGGAACAGTGGGCTGAGGCATTGAGATGGGGAATTCGGGGAGAGGTAATCGTGAAAATTCAGAGATTTTGTCTAGCGAGCGACAACATCTTGCCGGCCCTAAAGCAGTCAAGCTCCTGCTTAGGGCGGAGAAGATAGGCCATATAGTCTTAGCAATAGTGGAAGAGGTCTTGGAAAAGCATTCCTAGCAAATACTATCATCCGTAGATATGCAAGAGACGAACAGAGAAGGGAGGGAGAACGGCTACAAGATTCGAACTTCGTAGGAGTAGTCGGAGTCTTGGGTGGAGGCAGGGGGAGGCAGACCCAACACTCAAGAATATCCCTTTCTCGGCCAACATGTTAGCTGATGAACTATCAAAAAATTTTCAACCTTTACAAATCAATGAATATGATGGTTCCACAAACTTGGAGGACCACTTGTGTCGTTCAAAAATGCGGCCCTCCACCAATATACAAATGAAGTGTTGAATTTGCATGATTGGACCTATTCAAAGGTGGTTCAATCGGTTGAAGTCGGGAGTTATTTATTCAGTCAAAGACTTCAATATCGCCTTTCAACAACATTTTGCTAGTAGCAAGAGGTATCAGTTCAGTTTCAAGCAACAAGAACAAGACCTTGAGGGAGCATATTCATCGTTTCATGCAAGCCGCCTTGGAGGTGTCATCTGCCATGATTGATATCCTTATTAGCGCATTCTCCTAGGGATTGCGTGATGGAGATTTCTTCAGACCCCTAATAAGGAAATCCCTGGCCGACTATGATGATCTCTTGGGGCAGACAAAAAggtacattaacgtggaagaagtCAGAAGGAGCAAGCAAGCTGAGGTCACTAAGATGGGAGACAAGTAGGATTGAAAAGGAGTATCTTAACCAACCATCAAAGCTAAACAACCCTGACACTTCGCGTGATGCACCCTCTCTGAAAGTGTCCAAAGAATAAGTCATGCAAATTTTCGAGGACCATAAGTTGCTATGAAAATCCATTAGTCTCACCGGGGATCCATAATGCACCTCCTCTCGGCCTTTCTGCTCATATCACCGAGAATATGGGCACATTACACGAGGGTGTCACTAACTGGGCGAGGAAACAAGGCGGATGGTTCGAAATAGCTCACGTATCTAACCACTCATGACTCACAAGGAAGTCGTTCGTCAAGAAGCCAGGTCTAAGGGGCCTAATGCCCAACCTGCTAGACGAGGCAGAGAAAGGACTCAAACTCGACAAGACACTCCCTCCTTGGTTCATCGGGATGGGACAAGAAATCAGGATAACCTTCCTAATAGGGGTGTCATAAATATCATCTTGAGAGGAACCATTGATGAAGATTCAAAGAGATTGTGGTGCGCGCATGTCATTGGATGGAGAGTTTTGGAGTCAACACCCAATAGGAACCCGTGAAAACGCCGATCCTGGGATTCAAGACATGGAAGGTATCTCATCGCCCCAAGTACGCATTGGTAGTCCCACGGTGGTCAATTATGAGGCGACACGTATATTTGTGGACGTTGTAGCTCCGTAAACCTCCTCTTCAAGGAGGCTTTCAATCGAATGCGGTCAAATCCGAAAGAGCTACGACCAGTGGCAACATCCCTCTTCTGCTTCATGAGACATAAGGACAAGCCCATGCGTTAGATCCATTTGTCCCTTTCTTAGAGAGAGGAACCCGTCCAACGAACATGAACAACTCCTTTTACGGCGGTGGTCCTTTCTATAAATAATGCTATACTCAAAAGGCCAACCCTTAGTGCCTTCTAGGTCAACTAGGACAAAGTTAGCTTCATCACCTCCAAGTAGAGACGGATCTACATTGGGCCTACACTTGGCTCCAACCCAACCTAAAAAAATCATGCATCATTAAATCACTTGCCCAAAAAAACTAGCGTTCATTACCCATGCGCCAATTATGCATGAGATCTTGAAAGATTTTGCATTCCCTGGTGGTCGATGGGAAACTTTTATGGGGTCGGACCGGTCACCTCCAAGATTAGTCAATTCGAATAGCTGAATACCTGGATtactaaaaaaaatgaaagatctTGCATTAATTATTCTtgcattattatttttatttttgttgcatATTGCAAAGTATCTTatgtaattattatatatatttttaaatttaaaatactttcGTTATTGgaaaagatttatatttcttttttgtaaTTGTATTTTGTTATTATATAAATCAATTAATCTTTTGAGATAATCATATATTACAATCtcaattaaatttatcaaaaataattttctaataaaCATGAAATATaggtaaaaatattaattatcttAACTCAACTCAGAagagaatataaaaaaaataattaagatggATTTAATTAGTCGAATTaatcatatatatttaataaatacgTCAAAATATGATAAAGAACTTATAACAATGTCAATAAATTGTATATTACCTATGTAATCAAAGAGTAAGCTAAGATAGGATTGTCCTGGACTCTAATGCAATCCCAAAACAAATTACATAGGTATTTTATAGCTTATAATTTAACATATTTAACATTAAGGAGAATTAATTTGTTCCTTCAATTTTTGTTCATTTTATTTTGATAACCCACCCCTTTCACACTCAAACCTTTGTATTTATCCAGCCCAGTCCATGTCTAATTCCTGGATTTGTCCTTGCCTCGGAGGGAACCTATGATGCATTTCGGACGAAAGAATACAGGCGCAACCTGTCAAAGGTTGATGGACAAGTTTTTCAACAAGTAGATAAGACAAAATAtagaagtatatgtggatgacatcttaGTGAAGTCGGCTCAAGTTGATTCCCTAATACAAGACATGGAAGAAACATTCACTACAACCCGAAAGTATGACCCTAAATTAAACCTAGCTAAATGCACTTTCGGGTCAAGTGTGGGAAGTTCTTGGGCTATGTTGTAACAAAAGTAAGGCAAATTCAAAGAATCCTCAAGCAGATACAGTCTCCTTAAAACATCCGGGAAGTACAAAGGCTAGGAGAGCATATAACAACTTTGGTAAGTTTCATATCTCGCACAGTAAACTGAAGCATAcatttgtttaaaattattagAAGGCCGGTAGACTGAAGCATACCTTTCTTTAAAATTATCAGAACGGCTGCCCGTTGTAACGGGGATGATTGATGTGAGCAAGCTTTCCAAAACAAAGTACTTGGCCACATTGCCTATCTTAGCCAAGCCAAGTCCcgaatgttgggaccgaaaatggagctagaggggggtgaatagctcggcgcaatctcgtgctcgtcgttgcttgtttcttcaaagatatgcagcagaaaatacaaagaaacaaacacacaacgctaacttaggatttacttggtatccacctcaacaagaggtgactaatccaaggagtcacacactcacgcaccctccactatgaaaacactccttctcggtaactaccgaaggcggagaagtcttacaacctcacaatacaacaatgagaaagaaagaagcaaaaatataaatgaatcttacaagataacaatgaaaaccctagcttcttcttcttcttgttgcaactcgcctcttgacttggatgagcctccaagaacatTCAAGAACTGGCGGCGAGGAAGAAAAGATCGCCGTGGAGGTTTGTTGTGATCGCCTGTAgagaagagatgaagaagtgcgcagaaaaacgctcgccaacggctttatccgcgccaacggtcgaatcccaatcgattagattgctcccaatcgattggggaggctttggattgatcggttgatcgatccagagcgcctctgtgctcttggaatcgccctgaatcgattacccgatcgattcaagacttctcgagcgatttccagcgcttcaatcgattcagaagctcactgttcgctcaaaaactctcccaatcgattgaccaatcgattgggaaagtttcaatcgattacccaatcgattcagcccatttctgcacaaaatcgtgtcgcccaatcgattgaccaatcgattgaaccccccaatcgattggccaatcgattggaaagcagaaaactggatagagcttgaaattagcttcgtttcgcatctgagatcacctcattccgatatccgagtcaaaagttatggccttcggaagctcACTACATCCGAATTTCCTAGTTCCatgtcaactccctattggacttacgaccgctaagagttcgaccaacttttgacccatctagacattctccttgtgccaagtgttcggccaaccttgacccacttggacttccttctaccagatgtccggtcacccttgacccatctggatttcctcgtacctagcttcactcactaggtcttttcatttcccggcttcactcacccggactttcccaACTGCCCGACtttactcatcgggactttcacctagcttcactcattaggacttctcaactacccgacttcactcaccgggacttgcacctagcttcactcactaggattttcatctgcctggcttcactcaccaggacttccaacacggacgattgcacctgcaatctccacgacCTGTCAgtcttcatgtattgtctcaatgtattgtcaaacattgaaactcaaacatcaagactcaagtttgagccaactcaagcttagtcaaccaggtcaaccttgacctacggaatattgcaccaacaatctccccctttttgatgtttgacaatacctttaagttaggctaatctcatgccaatgtatgaatgagggttcccttcattcttcccc includes these proteins:
- the LOC122052032 gene encoding putative glucose-6-phosphate 1-epimerase isoform X1 translates to MAEEKPLVEISKGLNGLEKIVLRQVRGSSTEVYLYGGHVTSWKNDHGEELLFLSSKAIFKPPKPIRGGIPICFPQFGGHGNLDQHGFARNRVWSIDTDPPPFPTASANKAFVDLILKPSEEDLKIWPHSFEFRLRITLGPGGDLMLTSRIRNTDTKPFSFTFAYHTYFSVSDISEVRVEGLETLDYLDNLKEKERFTEQGDAITFESEVDKIYLSTPTKIAILDHEKKRTFVLRKDGLPDAVVWNPWEKKAKSMVDFGDDEYKHMLCVEAAAVEKAITLKSGEEWKGRLELSAVPSSYRSGQLDPQRVLQG
- the LOC122052032 gene encoding putative glucose-6-phosphate 1-epimerase isoform X2 gives rise to the protein MAEEKPLVEISKGLNGLEKIVLRQVRGSSTEVYLYGGHVTSWKNDHGEELLFLSSKAIFKPPKPIRGGIPICFPQFGGHGNLDQHGFARNRVWSIDTDPPPFPTASANKAFVDLILKPSEEDLKIWPHSEVRVEGLETLDYLDNLKEKERFTEQGDAITFESEVDKIYLSTPTKIAILDHEKKRTFVLRKDGLPDAVVWNPWEKKAKSMVDFGDDEYKHMLCVEAAAVEKAITLKSGEEWKGRLELSAVPSSYRSGQLDPQRVLQG